The Metabacillus sediminilitoris genome window below encodes:
- a CDS encoding SA1362 family protein, which yields MNRRVMNGIVLAIILLGAIGLITTLVTNPMWLLKQIAIYAAIAGVIYLIYRLFFKKKMGTEYSSYAKAAKRSKRRFNERNNRVSTIRNISQAKKATKTSAIKKKKQPSHLTVIEGKKGKKKNRAFF from the coding sequence ATGAATCGTCGTGTGATGAATGGGATCGTCTTGGCAATTATTTTATTAGGTGCAATTGGACTAATAACAACTTTGGTTACTAATCCAATGTGGCTATTAAAACAAATTGCAATATATGCTGCAATTGCTGGAGTTATTTATCTTATCTACCGTCTATTTTTCAAAAAGAAAATGGGTACAGAATATTCTTCTTATGCAAAGGCAGCAAAGAGATCCAAAAGACGATTTAACGAGAGAAATAACCGTGTTTCTACTATCAGAAACATTTCACAGGCTAAAAAAGCGACAAAAACCTCTGCTATAAAAAAGAAAAAACAACCATCACATTTAACGGTGATTGAAGGAAAAAAAGGCAAAAAGAAAAACAGAGCGTTTTTCTAA
- a CDS encoding patatin-like phospholipase family protein produces MYIDGVFSGGGIKGFALIGAYQAIEQKGYTFKRIAGTSAGSIISAFIIAGYTADEILKMMEEVDLKEFLDERKSFLPFSLTKWMSLYWKLGLYKGVKLEEWLLTKLREKGISTFADIPNGSLRVIASDLTNGRMIVLPDDLPKYGIHPASFSVARAVRMSCSLPYFFEPVRLASSTGTNIIVDGGVLSNFPIWLFYQNKKSIKKRPVLGIKLSYNEQERPKRKINNAIEMFSALFDTMKDAHDERHISSRHEKDIIFIPVEHIVSTEMEITAEKKLALIELGRSRTNDFLKSWTL; encoded by the coding sequence ATGTATATCGATGGTGTGTTTTCAGGTGGGGGAATCAAAGGCTTTGCTCTGATTGGTGCTTATCAAGCAATTGAACAAAAGGGATATACATTCAAACGAATAGCTGGAACGAGTGCAGGCTCAATCATTTCAGCATTTATTATTGCTGGTTATACAGCGGATGAAATTTTAAAAATGATGGAAGAAGTTGACTTAAAAGAATTTTTAGATGAGAGAAAATCATTTTTACCTTTCTCTCTCACAAAATGGATGTCCTTATACTGGAAGCTCGGTTTATATAAAGGGGTTAAGCTGGAGGAATGGTTACTAACAAAACTAAGAGAGAAAGGAATATCAACATTTGCTGATATTCCAAACGGTTCCTTAAGAGTCATTGCCTCAGATTTAACGAACGGGCGAATGATCGTATTGCCAGATGACCTTCCTAAATACGGAATACACCCTGCTTCATTTTCAGTAGCACGAGCTGTTCGGATGAGTTGCAGCTTACCATATTTTTTTGAGCCAGTTCGACTAGCATCATCAACTGGTACGAATATTATTGTAGATGGTGGAGTACTTAGTAATTTCCCAATTTGGTTGTTTTATCAAAATAAAAAGTCAATAAAAAAAAGGCCAGTTCTTGGCATTAAACTAAGCTATAATGAACAAGAACGACCGAAAAGGAAGATTAATAATGCGATTGAAATGTTTAGCGCCCTTTTTGATACAATGAAGGATGCACATGACGAAAGACATATCTCAAGCAGGCACGAAAAGGATATTATTTTTATTCCTGTCGAACATATCGTTTCGACTGAAATGGAAATAACAGCAGAAAAAAAACTAGCCCTTATCGAGCTAGGAAGAAGTAGAACGAATGATTTTCTAAAGAGTTGGACGCTTTAG
- the mntR gene encoding transcriptional regulator MntR, translating to MPTPSMEDYIEQIYILIEDKGYARVSDIAEALAVHPSSVTKMVQKLDKDEYLIYEKYRGLVLTNKGKKIGKRLVYRHELLEQFLKIIGVDEDKIYNDVEGIEHHLSWNAIDRIGDLVQYFEESEQRVHTLRSIQKKNEEQ from the coding sequence ATGCCAACACCAAGCATGGAAGATTATATTGAACAAATATACATACTTATTGAAGATAAAGGATATGCACGTGTTTCTGATATTGCAGAAGCATTAGCTGTTCACCCCTCATCAGTAACGAAAATGGTACAAAAATTAGATAAAGATGAATACTTAATTTATGAGAAATATCGTGGGCTTGTTTTAACCAATAAAGGTAAAAAAATTGGGAAGCGACTTGTTTATCGTCATGAGTTACTTGAACAGTTTTTAAAAATTATCGGGGTTGACGAAGATAAAATTTATAATGATGTTGAAGGAATTGAGCATCATTTAAGCTGGAATGCCATTGATCGTATTGGTGATCTTGTTCAGTACTTTGAAGAAAGTGAACAAAGGGTTCATACATTGCGCAGTATCCAAAAAAAGAATGAAGAACAATAA
- a CDS encoding vitamin B12-dependent ribonucleotide reductase — protein sequence MTVGTEQKMSVNVEKLNKDIKAFPQVHPITEDMKLTHKGVSRLVMLDRYTFKDTEKITLSEGDFVVLTIKEDPKFPARGLGYIKEIDWEAKTASVLVDEEYRHSLDKPEEVETGTVKRSLDVIEKPLEIFYEQIAKRNATGLASVEKTEEKRKEWFEKFYQELVHLNFIPAGRVLYGAGAGTDVTYFNCYVMPFVQDSREGISEHRKQVMEIMSRGGGVGTNGSTLRPRNTLARGVNGKSSGSVSWLDDIAKLTHLVEQGGSRRGAQMIMLADWHPDIIEFIISKMQNPRILRYLIENTNDESIKKYAQDKLKFKPLSQQEIDMYQGIVNYKHIPGTGGFSEKVIKDAELKLRTGGTYSVHNSEFLTGANISITLTKDFMEAVENDADYDLRFPDVEGYNEQQMKAYNENWHKVGDVREWEKQGNKVRTYRKIKAKELWNLINICATYSAEPGIFFIDNANDMTNAKAYGQQVVATNPCGEQPLAPFSVCNLAAVNLAEMANKESKTVDFEKLRKTVEVGVRMQDNVIDATPYFLAENKKQALGERRVGLGVMGLHDLLIYCETEYGSEKGNELVDKVFETIATTAYRASIELAKEKGSFPFLVGESEADTNRLREAFAQTGYMSKMPADILEGVKEYGIRNSHLLTVAPTGSTGTMVGVSTGLEPYFSFSYFRSGRLGKFIEVKADIVQEYLDQHPEADPNNLPSWFVSAMELAPEAHADVQCVIQRWIDSSISKTVNAPKGYTVEQVEKVYERLYKGGAKGGTVYVDGSRDSQVLTLKAEENTFEETEEEVNQEKGKVVLVDTINDLRSTNVTIGNEVGNTCPVCREGTVEDLGGCNTCTSCGAQLKCGL from the coding sequence ATGACTGTTGGTACTGAGCAAAAAATGAGCGTAAACGTGGAGAAACTCAATAAAGATATTAAAGCATTCCCACAAGTTCATCCAATTACAGAGGATATGAAATTAACACATAAGGGTGTATCAAGACTTGTTATGCTTGATCGTTATACGTTTAAGGATACGGAGAAAATCACCTTATCTGAAGGAGACTTTGTTGTCCTGACAATAAAAGAGGATCCTAAGTTTCCTGCGCGTGGTCTTGGTTATATTAAAGAAATTGACTGGGAGGCTAAGACAGCAAGTGTACTTGTAGACGAAGAGTATCGTCATTCTTTGGATAAACCTGAAGAAGTAGAAACAGGTACGGTGAAACGCTCATTAGACGTCATTGAAAAACCGCTTGAAATCTTTTACGAACAAATTGCAAAACGTAATGCAACGGGATTAGCATCGGTTGAAAAAACGGAAGAGAAACGTAAAGAATGGTTCGAGAAGTTTTATCAAGAACTCGTTCATTTAAACTTTATTCCAGCAGGACGTGTCTTATATGGAGCAGGTGCTGGGACAGATGTAACATATTTTAATTGCTATGTTATGCCATTTGTACAAGATTCACGTGAAGGCATTTCTGAGCACCGTAAGCAGGTCATGGAAATCATGAGTCGTGGTGGCGGTGTTGGAACAAATGGTTCAACTTTACGTCCACGTAACACATTAGCACGCGGCGTAAATGGGAAATCATCAGGATCTGTATCATGGTTAGATGATATTGCGAAACTTACACATCTTGTTGAGCAAGGTGGATCACGAAGAGGCGCACAAATGATCATGCTAGCGGACTGGCATCCTGACATCATTGAATTCATCATCTCAAAAATGCAAAATCCAAGAATTTTACGTTATTTAATCGAAAACACAAACGATGAATCGATTAAAAAATACGCTCAAGATAAATTGAAATTTAAGCCGCTATCACAGCAGGAAATTGATATGTATCAAGGGATTGTAAACTATAAGCACATTCCTGGAACAGGTGGCTTTAGTGAAAAAGTGATTAAAGATGCTGAATTGAAGCTGCGAACAGGCGGAACTTACAGTGTCCATAACTCTGAGTTTTTAACAGGAGCAAACATCTCCATTACATTAACGAAAGATTTTATGGAAGCAGTTGAAAATGACGCTGATTATGATTTAAGATTCCCAGATGTTGAAGGCTATAATGAACAACAGATGAAAGCCTACAATGAGAACTGGCATAAAGTCGGCGATGTACGTGAATGGGAAAAACAAGGTAATAAAGTTAGAACATATCGTAAAATCAAAGCAAAAGAACTTTGGAATCTCATTAATATTTGTGCGACATATTCAGCAGAACCAGGTATTTTCTTTATTGATAACGCGAACGATATGACAAATGCTAAAGCATATGGTCAACAAGTTGTTGCGACAAATCCATGTGGAGAACAGCCTCTAGCACCATTCTCTGTATGTAACCTTGCTGCAGTGAATTTAGCTGAAATGGCTAACAAAGAATCAAAAACAGTAGACTTCGAAAAGCTAAGAAAAACGGTTGAAGTCGGTGTTAGAATGCAGGACAACGTAATCGATGCAACTCCATACTTCTTAGCAGAAAATAAAAAGCAGGCACTTGGTGAACGCCGCGTCGGTTTGGGTGTAATGGGTCTGCATGACCTCCTCATTTACTGTGAAACAGAATATGGTTCAGAAAAAGGAAATGAGCTTGTTGATAAAGTATTTGAAACAATCGCAACAACAGCTTACCGTGCATCAATTGAATTAGCAAAAGAAAAAGGAAGCTTTCCTTTCTTAGTTGGTGAAAGTGAAGCTGATACGAATCGTCTTCGCGAAGCATTTGCACAAACTGGCTATATGAGTAAGATGCCTGCTGATATTTTAGAGGGTGTAAAAGAATACGGAATCCGAAATTCACATTTACTAACTGTTGCTCCTACGGGATCTACTGGGACAATGGTCGGCGTTTCAACTGGCCTTGAACCATACTTCTCATTCTCTTACTTCCGCAGTGGCAGATTAGGGAAATTCATTGAGGTAAAAGCTGATATTGTTCAAGAATATTTAGATCAACACCCAGAAGCTGATCCTAATAACCTTCCTTCATGGTTTGTATCAGCGATGGAATTAGCTCCAGAAGCACATGCTGATGTCCAATGTGTCATCCAGCGTTGGATTGACAGCTCAATTAGTAAAACAGTTAATGCTCCAAAAGGCTATACTGTAGAACAAGTTGAAAAAGTGTATGAACGTTTATATAAAGGTGGTGCCAAAGGTGGTACTGTCTATGTTGACGGAAGTCGTGATTCACAAGTTCTGACATTAAAAGCTGAAGAAAACACATTTGAGGAAACAGAAGAAGAAGTGAATCAAGAAAAAGGAAAAGTTGTTCTTGTTGATACTATTAACGATCTTCGTTCAACAAATGTCACAATTGGAAATGAAGTAGGAAATACATGTCCAGTTTGTCGTGAAGGTACTGTAGAAGATCTTGGCGGCTGTAATACGTGCACTAGTTGTGGTGCACAGCTTAAGTGTGGACTATAA
- a CDS encoding lipoate--protein ligase family protein, with protein MTKEVWRYIDSGNCSPAFNMALDEALLEWHSKGEIPPTIRFYGWNPATLSIGYFQKAEKEINLEAVKKYGLGFVRRPTGGRGVLHDNELTYSVIVSEEHPDMPKTVTEAYRVISEGILEGFKNLGLDAYFAIPRTDEEKQGLKSPRSAVCFDAPSWYELVVEGRKVAGSAQTRQKGVILQHGSILLDLDEDMLFDLFHYSSDRVRERMQRAFKNKAVATNMLREKPVTIDEAKKAFKEGFEKGLNIELESYELTPEELEFVEKIAKEKYESDEWNFKR; from the coding sequence ATGACGAAAGAAGTTTGGCGTTATATTGATTCAGGTAATTGTTCACCAGCCTTTAATATGGCTCTGGATGAAGCGTTATTAGAATGGCATAGTAAAGGGGAGATTCCACCGACCATTAGATTTTATGGCTGGAATCCTGCAACACTCTCAATCGGTTATTTTCAAAAAGCGGAAAAAGAAATTAATCTAGAAGCAGTAAAAAAGTATGGACTAGGCTTTGTAAGAAGACCAACAGGTGGACGTGGAGTCCTTCATGATAACGAACTTACATATAGTGTAATCGTATCAGAAGAGCATCCTGACATGCCTAAAACGGTCACTGAAGCATACCGAGTGATATCTGAAGGGATTTTAGAGGGATTTAAAAATTTAGGACTTGATGCGTATTTTGCGATTCCAAGGACAGATGAGGAAAAGCAAGGATTAAAATCACCTCGTTCTGCGGTTTGCTTTGATGCACCTTCATGGTATGAGCTTGTTGTAGAGGGAAGAAAAGTTGCTGGCAGTGCACAGACACGTCAAAAAGGTGTTATTTTGCAGCATGGATCTATCTTGCTTGACCTTGATGAGGATATGTTGTTTGATTTATTTCATTATTCCAGTGACAGGGTGCGAGAACGAATGCAGCGTGCCTTTAAAAATAAAGCAGTTGCAACTAATATGCTTCGCGAAAAACCAGTTACGATAGATGAAGCGAAAAAGGCTTTTAAAGAAGGTTTTGAGAAAGGCTTAAATATTGAATTAGAGTCATATGAGTTAACACCTGAAGAGCTTGAATTCGTTGAGAAAATTGCTAAAGAGAAGTATGAAAGTGATGAGTGGAATTTTAAAAGGTAA
- a CDS encoding rhodanese-like domain-containing protein gives MTSSTWFLIILAAALISYSAFTFFYQRKIMKHLTEEEFRGGYRKAQLIDVREPNEFEGGHILGARNIPLSQLRQRYKEIRSDQPVYLYCQNTVRSGRAAQMLKRKGYGDLNCLKGGFKGWTGKIKKKN, from the coding sequence TTGACATCATCAACTTGGTTTTTAATCATTTTAGCCGCAGCGCTAATTAGTTACTCTGCATTTACTTTTTTCTATCAAAGAAAAATAATGAAACATTTAACAGAAGAAGAATTTCGCGGTGGTTATCGCAAAGCACAGCTTATTGATGTACGTGAACCAAACGAATTTGAAGGCGGGCATATTTTAGGGGCAAGAAACATTCCATTATCACAGCTACGTCAACGCTATAAAGAAATCCGTTCAGACCAGCCAGTATACTTATACTGCCAAAACACAGTACGCAGCGGCCGTGCAGCTCAAATGCTAAAACGGAAAGGTTATGGAGATTTAAACTGTCTAAAAGGCGGCTTTAAAGGCTGGACAGGGAAAATCAAGAAGAAAAACTAA
- a CDS encoding MerR family transcriptional regulator codes for MAIKYVTISKAASLIGEKTYLLKEWENEFPEFLSIKRDEKNNTRLLTSKNIETLRKIKSFKDSNMDVQTIKQLLQNQTVERTNVKTAIVENEVKDIKESLSKITAFIESSDVQKMLKIDARLKEIEQNVVFSVSHQINETAKLQTEVARIEFADVQEMISNLSVHSEAEREMYKEEIETERKVLKREIHREREFIKRQTDDREERFLAFVKQHQDRQERIKLEQRSGFSFIKQMIGFAK; via the coding sequence TTGGCGATCAAATATGTAACAATATCAAAGGCAGCATCCTTAATTGGAGAAAAAACGTATCTTTTGAAAGAATGGGAAAATGAATTTCCTGAATTCCTTTCTATAAAAAGAGATGAGAAAAACAACACACGTTTACTTACATCAAAAAATATTGAAACACTAAGAAAGATTAAGTCGTTTAAGGACAGCAATATGGATGTACAAACGATTAAGCAGCTCTTGCAGAATCAAACTGTAGAAAGAACGAATGTGAAAACCGCTATAGTCGAAAATGAAGTGAAAGATATCAAAGAATCCCTCTCAAAAATTACTGCATTTATTGAATCATCAGATGTTCAGAAGATGTTAAAGATTGATGCACGCTTAAAGGAAATCGAACAAAATGTTGTATTCTCTGTCAGTCATCAAATCAATGAAACAGCTAAATTGCAAACTGAGGTAGCAAGAATTGAATTTGCAGATGTTCAAGAAATGATCTCTAATTTATCCGTTCATTCTGAAGCAGAACGTGAAATGTATAAAGAGGAAATTGAAACAGAACGAAAAGTCCTTAAAAGAGAAATTCATCGTGAACGGGAGTTTATTAAAAGACAAACAGATGATAGAGAGGAACGTTTCTTAGCTTTTGTTAAACAGCATCAAGACAGACAAGAACGTATTAAACTCGAACAGAGATCTGGATTCTCTTTTATTAAACAAATGATCGGATTCGCAAAATAA
- the gcvPB gene encoding aminomethyl-transferring glycine dehydrogenase subunit GcvPB: MSNQDQALIFEISKPGRVGYSLPELEVEALSLDELIPSDYIRKFEAELPEVSELDIMRHYTALSKRNHGVDSGFYPLGSCTMKYNPKINENVARLAGFAHIHPLQEEETVQGAMGLLFDLQQHLKEITGMDEVTLQPAAGAHGEWTGLMMIRAYHEANNDTKRTKVIVPDSAHGTNPASATVAGFETITVKSDENGLVDLEDLKRVVGEDTAALMLTNPNTLGLFEANILEMAKIVHDAGGKLYYDGANLNAVLSKARPGDMGFDVVHLNLHKTFTGPHGGGGPGSGPVGVKADLIPYLPKPVLVKTEEGYQFDYNRPQSIGRVKPFYGNFGINVRAYTYIRTMGPDGLKAVTEYAVLNANYMMRRLQPFYDLPFNQHCKHEFVLSGKRQKKLGVRTLDIAKRLLDFGYHPPTIYFPLNVEECIMIEPTETESKETLDSFIDAMIQIAKEAEETPEVVQEAPHTTVVKRLDETTAARKPILRYQK; this comes from the coding sequence ATGAGTAATCAAGATCAAGCATTAATATTTGAAATAAGTAAACCAGGCCGTGTAGGGTATAGCTTACCAGAGCTTGAAGTTGAAGCACTCTCATTAGACGAACTGATTCCTTCTGATTATATTCGCAAGTTTGAAGCGGAGTTACCTGAGGTTTCAGAGCTAGATATAATGAGACATTATACGGCTTTATCAAAACGTAATCACGGAGTTGACTCTGGTTTTTATCCATTAGGTTCTTGTACGATGAAGTACAATCCTAAAATAAATGAAAATGTTGCTCGTTTGGCTGGTTTTGCACATATTCATCCATTACAAGAGGAAGAAACAGTTCAAGGTGCTATGGGATTATTATTCGATCTTCAGCAGCATTTAAAAGAAATCACTGGCATGGACGAAGTGACTCTTCAACCTGCTGCAGGAGCACATGGTGAGTGGACAGGCTTAATGATGATTCGTGCGTATCATGAAGCAAATAACGATACGAAACGAACAAAAGTTATTGTTCCTGATTCAGCACATGGTACGAATCCGGCTTCTGCAACAGTAGCAGGCTTTGAAACAATTACAGTAAAATCAGATGAAAATGGTCTAGTAGATTTAGAAGATTTAAAACGTGTTGTGGGGGAAGATACAGCAGCCTTAATGCTAACAAATCCAAACACACTTGGTTTGTTTGAAGCAAATATTTTGGAAATGGCAAAAATTGTCCACGATGCAGGTGGGAAGTTATATTATGATGGTGCGAACCTTAACGCAGTACTAAGCAAAGCTCGACCGGGAGATATGGGTTTTGATGTTGTCCATCTTAACCTTCATAAAACATTTACAGGTCCACATGGCGGTGGTGGTCCAGGTTCGGGTCCTGTTGGTGTTAAAGCAGACCTTATTCCATATTTACCAAAACCTGTACTCGTGAAAACAGAAGAAGGCTATCAATTTGATTACAATCGACCACAGTCGATTGGTCGTGTGAAGCCATTTTACGGAAATTTTGGCATTAATGTGCGTGCCTATACGTATATTCGGACAATGGGTCCTGACGGGTTAAAAGCTGTAACCGAGTATGCTGTTTTAAATGCGAACTACATGATGCGCAGACTGCAGCCGTTTTATGATCTGCCATTTAATCAGCATTGTAAGCATGAATTTGTGTTATCAGGTAAACGTCAAAAGAAACTTGGTGTTCGTACACTTGATATCGCTAAACGTTTACTAGATTTCGGCTATCATCCGCCAACAATTTATTTTCCTCTAAATGTTGAAGAATGTATTATGATTGAACCAACAGAGACAGAGTCGAAAGAAACACTTGATTCCTTTATCGACGCAATGATCCAAATTGCGAAAGAAGCGGAAGAAACACCTGAAGTCGTTCAAGAAGCACCACATACAACGGTTGTAAAACGTCTTGACGAAACAACAGCTGCTAGAAAACCAATATTAAGATATCAAAAATAA
- the gcvPA gene encoding aminomethyl-transferring glycine dehydrogenase subunit GcvPA: MKHRYLPMTEQDKQEMLQTIGVDSVHELFQDIPEKVRFQGEYNIKKAKSETELLKELSQLAAMNKDLRSNVSFLGAGVYDHYMPVIVDHVISRSEFYTAYTPYQPEISQGELQAIFEFQTMICELTGMDVANSSMYDGGTSLAEAAMLAAGQTKKKKILVSQAVNPESRDVIKTYASGQYIEVVEIPLKDGVTDLEALQKEMNDDVAAVLVQYPNFFGHIEPLKEIEPIAHTGKSMFIVSSNPLALGALTPPGALGADIVAGDAQPFGIPTAFGGPHCGYFAVTNKLLRKVPGRLVGQTTDENGKRGFVLTLQAREQHIRRDKATSNICSNQALNALAASVAMTALGKQGVKEMAIQNIQKANYAKKACQKAGLNVPFAQPIFNEFVVKLSKPVREVNKKLLEKGIIGGFDLGKVYPELENHMLIAVTELRTKEEIDTFVKELGDGNE; the protein is encoded by the coding sequence ATGAAACATCGTTATTTACCTATGACGGAACAAGATAAACAGGAAATGCTGCAAACAATTGGCGTAGATTCTGTTCATGAATTGTTTCAAGATATTCCAGAAAAAGTTCGTTTTCAGGGTGAGTACAACATTAAAAAGGCAAAATCTGAAACCGAGTTGTTAAAAGAATTATCACAATTAGCAGCTATGAACAAAGATTTACGAAGTAATGTGTCATTTTTAGGTGCCGGTGTTTATGACCATTACATGCCTGTTATTGTCGATCATGTCATTTCCCGTTCAGAATTTTATACAGCATATACACCTTATCAGCCTGAAATTTCTCAAGGTGAGCTTCAAGCGATATTCGAATTCCAAACGATGATTTGTGAGCTTACTGGAATGGATGTGGCAAACTCATCAATGTATGATGGGGGAACATCGTTAGCAGAAGCGGCTATGCTTGCTGCTGGTCAGACGAAAAAGAAGAAAATTCTCGTTTCTCAAGCTGTAAATCCTGAATCTCGTGATGTGATTAAAACATATGCGAGTGGTCAATACATTGAAGTTGTTGAGATACCATTAAAAGATGGTGTGACTGATTTAGAGGCTCTTCAAAAAGAAATGAATGATGATGTTGCGGCTGTTCTCGTTCAATATCCAAACTTTTTTGGTCATATTGAGCCTTTAAAAGAGATTGAACCAATTGCTCATACGGGTAAAAGTATGTTTATCGTTTCTTCTAATCCATTAGCATTAGGCGCTTTAACACCACCTGGAGCATTAGGTGCAGATATTGTTGCTGGTGATGCTCAACCATTTGGAATACCAACTGCATTTGGTGGACCTCACTGTGGTTATTTTGCAGTAACAAATAAGCTTCTTAGAAAAGTTCCAGGACGCCTTGTGGGTCAAACAACAGATGAAAATGGGAAGCGCGGTTTTGTTTTAACCCTTCAGGCTCGCGAGCAACATATTCGTCGTGATAAAGCGACTTCTAATATTTGTTCTAACCAAGCGTTAAATGCATTAGCTGCATCTGTCGCTATGACTGCACTTGGGAAACAAGGTGTGAAAGAAATGGCTATTCAAAATATCCAAAAAGCCAATTATGCAAAAAAGGCTTGTCAAAAAGCAGGATTAAATGTTCCATTTGCACAGCCAATTTTTAATGAATTTGTTGTGAAGCTATCAAAACCAGTTCGTGAAGTAAATAAAAAGCTGTTAGAAAAAGGAATCATCGGTGGTTTTGATTTAGGAAAAGTTTATCCTGAACTTGAAAATCATATGTTGATCGCTGTTACTGAATTACGTACAAAAGAAGAGATCGATACATTTGTGAAGGAATTGGGGGATGGCAATGAGTAA
- the gcvT gene encoding glycine cleavage system aminomethyltransferase GcvT → MTELKRTPLYEVYKNYGAKTIDFGGWDLPVQFSSIKAEHEAVRHHAGLFDVSHMGEVEVLGEGSLAFLQKIATNDVSLLKDGGAQYTAMCYEDGGTVDDLLIYKKADNNYLLVINASNIEKDVEWLCSHVFGDVTVRNISNEIAQLALQGPLADKILQSLTDTDLSEIKFFKFKDAVKVAGVNSLVSRTGYTGEDGFEIYCASEDAKLLWVKILEAGKEDGVLPCGLGARDTLRFEANLPLYGQELSKDITPIEAGIGFAVKPNKEADFIGKAVLKEQKEKGPERKLVGIELIDKGIPRHGYEVFVDGEQIGFVTTGTQSPTLKKNIGVALLKADFTDLGTEVEVQIRKKRLKAVVVATPFYKRQK, encoded by the coding sequence ATGACAGAGTTAAAACGAACACCTTTATATGAAGTGTATAAAAACTATGGTGCTAAGACGATTGATTTTGGCGGCTGGGATTTACCAGTACAGTTTTCTTCTATTAAAGCAGAACATGAAGCAGTTCGTCATCATGCTGGGTTGTTTGATGTTTCTCATATGGGTGAAGTTGAGGTGCTTGGGGAAGGTAGTCTTGCTTTCTTGCAAAAAATCGCGACAAATGATGTGTCATTACTTAAAGATGGCGGCGCGCAATATACAGCAATGTGCTATGAAGATGGTGGCACTGTTGATGACTTACTCATCTATAAAAAAGCAGACAATAATTATTTACTCGTAATAAATGCATCGAATATTGAAAAAGATGTAGAGTGGCTCTGTTCGCATGTATTTGGAGATGTAACCGTTAGGAATATTTCAAATGAAATCGCCCAGCTGGCACTCCAAGGACCACTTGCCGATAAAATTCTGCAAAGCTTAACGGATACGGATTTATCTGAAATCAAATTCTTTAAATTTAAAGATGCTGTTAAAGTAGCTGGTGTTAATTCATTAGTTTCAAGAACAGGTTATACAGGTGAAGACGGCTTTGAAATATATTGTGCTTCAGAGGATGCAAAGCTGCTTTGGGTAAAAATATTGGAAGCCGGTAAAGAAGACGGTGTCCTCCCATGTGGATTAGGTGCACGTGATACATTACGATTTGAAGCAAATCTTCCATTGTATGGGCAAGAGCTTTCAAAAGATATTACACCGATTGAGGCTGGTATCGGGTTTGCTGTCAAACCAAATAAGGAAGCTGATTTTATTGGGAAAGCTGTATTAAAAGAACAAAAAGAAAAGGGTCCTGAACGTAAATTAGTAGGGATTGAATTAATAGATAAAGGCATTCCGCGTCATGGCTACGAAGTGTTTGTTGATGGAGAGCAAATTGGTTTTGTTACAACAGGAACACAATCTCCTACCTTAAAGAAAAATATTGGCGTCGCTTTATTAAAAGCTGATTTTACAGATTTAGGTACAGAGGTCGAAGTACAGATTCGTAAAAAGAGATTAAAAGCAGTGGTTGTAGCAACGCCATTTTACAAGCGTCAAAAATAA